Proteins from a genomic interval of Medicago truncatula cultivar Jemalong A17 chromosome 3, MtrunA17r5.0-ANR, whole genome shotgun sequence:
- the LOC11413319 gene encoding endoglucanase 25 — MPPKLESEKNPVRYMHTVSEAGRLLPSSSRWNAIALDFNLTPKFSASYESIPSQYPKSVDCNLVITDKKYFHIFIFVIVAIFFAVVAVALLVHFLPQKHKHQDSSIDLKLAINQALTFYDAQKSGNYPRNSPVKYRGDSGLKDGNSAKTNLIGGYYDSGNNIKFTFTTAYTMTLLSWTAMEYQSKYADIDELDHVRDIIRWGTDYLHKVFIPPNGSNLTLYSQVGSTISTNHEPNDISCWQRPEDMSYGRPVSVCDGSATDLAGEIVAALSAASMVFKEDKEYSGKLVQAAESLYEVVTKEDPKKQGTYTAVDACGKQARMLYNSTSYKDELAWGATWLFLATKNTDYLANATQFFLSAKKDETNLDKGVFYWNNKLSAVAVLLTGIRYFRDPGFPYEDVLKFSSNSTHSLMCSYLFKKYMSRTPGGLVIPKPDNGPLLQYAVTASFLSKLYSDYIDHLKISGASCETDTFSVSMLRDFSSSQVNYILGQNPMKMSYLVGYGDKFPVQVHHRSASIPWDKRLYNCDDGKTWLNSKNPNPQVLLGAMVGGPDTNDHFTDQRSNKRFTEPTISSNAGLVSALIALQDPSNNSHDLKNSLWEWI, encoded by the exons atgCCACCAAAATTAGAGTCAGAGAAGAATCCTGTAAGATATATGCATACAGTTTCAGAAGCAGGTCGACTTCTCCCTTCATCAAGCCGCTGGAACGCCATAGCACTTGATTTCAACCTTACTCCAAAGTTTTCTGCTTCTTATGAGTCCATCCCTTCCCAATATCCAAAATCTGTTGACTGCAATCTGGTCATCACTGATAAGAAATActtccatatttttatttttgttatagtaGCAATATTTTTTGCAGTTGTAGCAGTGGCTCTTCTGGTGCACTTTTTACCTCAAAAGCATAAACATCAAGACTCGTCTATCGATCTCAAGTTGGCAATAAATCAAGCTCTAACATTTTATGACGCACAAAAAT CTGGGAACTATCCACGGAATAGTCCAGTGAAATATAGGGGAGACTCTGGATTAAAAGATGGGAATTCAGCAAAGACCAATCTTATTGGTGGATATTATGATTCAGGCAACAACATTAAGTTTACTTTCACCACAGCTTATACTATGACCTTGTTGAGTTGGACTGCAATGGAATATCAAAGTAAATATGCTGATATTGATGAGCTTGACCATGTTAGGGATATTATCAGATGGGGTACTGACTATTTGCACAAGGTGTTCATTCCTCCAAATGGATCCAACCTAACACTATATTCCCAG gTTGGAAGTACCATTAGTACTAATCATGAACCAAATGATATAAGCTGCTGGCAAAGACCTGAAGACATGAGTTATGGGAGACCAGTTTCAGTTTGTGATGGATCTGCTACAGATTTAGCTGGTGAAATTGTGGCAGCACTATCTGCGGCGTCAATGGTATTCAAAGAAGACAAAGAATACTCAGGGAAACTAGTTCAAGCAGCAGAAAGCCTATATGAGGTAGTTACAAAGGAAGACCCTAAGAAGCAAGGAACCTACACCGCTGTTGATGCATGTGGAAAACAAGCAAGAATGCTTTATAACTCAACTAGTTACAAAGATGAGTTGGCTTGGGGAGCTACTTGGTTGTTTCTTGCTACTAAAAACACTGATTATCTTGCAAATgcaactcaattttttttatcagcaAAGAAAGATGAAACAAATTTAGACAAAGGGGTGTTTTATTGGAATAACAAGCTCAGTGCTGTTGCG GTTTTGCTTACTGGTATTCGATATTTCCGTGATCCCGGGTTTCCATATGAAgatgttttgaaattttcatcGAATTCCACTCACTCCCTCATGTGTTCTTACCTTTTCAAAAAGTATATGAGCAGGACACCTG GTGGATTGGTTATTCCAAAACCTGATAATGGACCATTACTCCAGTATGCTGTAACAGCATCTTTTCTCAGTAAATTGTATAGTGATTACATTGATCATCTCAAAATATCCGGTGCAAGCTGTGAAACCGATACATTCTCAGTTTCAATGCTTCGTGATTTTTCAAGCTCTCAG GTTAACTACATCTTGGGACAAAATCCAATGAAAATGAGTTATTTAGTGGGATATGGTGATAAGTTTCCAGTCCAAGTTCATCATAGAAGTGCGTCGATCCCTTGGGATAAACGGCTCTACAATTGTGATGATGGTAAGACATGGCTGAACTCGAAAAATCCGAACCCACAAGTTCTTTTGGGAGCCATGGTAGGAGGACCAGACACAAATGATCATTTTACTGATCAGAGGAGCAACAAAAGGTTCACGGAGCCAACCATATCAAGCAATGCTGGATTAGTTTCAGCATTGATTGCACTTCAAGACCCTTCTAATAATTCACATGACTTGAAAAACTCATTGTGGGAATGGATTTGA
- the LOC11422717 gene encoding glycolipid transfer protein 3 — protein MKRSRDIEKRSEINSAIEELSVLVIVKPEEDHEAGARIPTKPFLSLCYMVLQVLDKVGPTMAVLRQDIHQNIKRLEAIHESNPLTNSNLVEIFKSETSKGNGKKRVSGSKSFVWLTRSLDFTSALLQALLVKDPKKNMEQAVQESYDATLKPWHGWIASAAYRVAIKLVPDTKTFMDLLREKDEDCNTLMEKMEILVSLLVPFLEDIHCILKVYNLDRLKSN, from the exons ATGAAGAGGAGTAGAGATATAGAGAAGAGATCAGAGATAAACTCTGCCATTGAAGAGCTTTCAGTGCTTGTTATAGTCAAACCTGAAGAAGATCATGAGGCTGGTGCACGCATCCCAACAAAGCCTTTCCTATCTTTATGTTACATGGTTCTACAAGTTCTTG ATAAGGTAGGGCCAACAATGGCTGTTTTGAGACAAGACATTCACCAGAATATTAAG AGGTTGGAAGCAATACATGAATCAAATCCCTTAACCAATTCAAATTTAGTTGAGATATTCAAGTCAGAAACTAGCAAAGGAAATGGAAAGAAGAGAGTTAGCGGCAGTAAATCCTTTGTTTGGCTCACTAG ATCCCTGGATTTCACATCAGCGTTGTTACAAGCGCTACTAGTAAAAGATCCTAAAAAGAATATGGAGCAAGCAGTTCAAGAGTCTTATGATGCAACTTTGAAACCATGGCATGGATGGATTGCATCAGCTGCTTACAGA GTGGCTATAAAACTAGTGCCTGATACAAAAACTTTCATGGATCTCCTCCGGGAAAAAGACGAAGACTGCAACACCCTAATGGAAAAAATGGAGATTTTAGTTTCTTTGCTTGTGCCTTTTCTTGAGGATATCCATTGTATTCTA aaagtGTATAACTTGGACAGGCTTAAGTCAAATTGA